A genomic segment from Cyanobium sp. NIES-981 encodes:
- a CDS encoding efflux RND transporter periplasmic adaptor subunit, producing the protein MSKQVRHVSVGTVFGAVALLGGLVGCTRPAARAPEPPQVRLVNPRTQTFGDVATYQSTLEAIREVKLSPEIDGRIVAMPMREGEQVRRGQLLFRLDQVQQQAATDAARSEARKDLQNAERYIFLNEQGAVSTKERDFYVTQALQSRDQFASSQATLAYKNVTAPIDGEVGSIQAKVGDVVRAGGMVTSVIDNSRLWVRLDVAGEDAPRVRMGLPVLLQGAGVSGPAARGSVTFVAPSLDRERQTLLVKATFENADRALRNNQRVGATLVFDRQSALAIPEQAVLLQAGKTFVFLAVPADQAAKTLGRAITPPPPEGSLVAIQVPVKLGELQGGVFPVRSGLTAADRVIVGRLAQLRSGQAVRVQTVRP; encoded by the coding sequence GTGAGCAAGCAGGTGCGGCACGTCTCCGTTGGAACGGTTTTCGGTGCCGTGGCCCTGCTCGGCGGGCTGGTGGGATGCACGCGACCCGCCGCACGGGCACCGGAGCCCCCCCAGGTGCGGCTGGTGAACCCCCGGACTCAGACCTTCGGTGACGTCGCCACCTACCAGAGCACCCTGGAGGCGATCCGGGAGGTGAAGCTCTCCCCCGAGATCGATGGTCGCATCGTGGCGATGCCGATGCGCGAAGGGGAGCAGGTGCGGCGCGGCCAGCTGCTCTTCCGGCTCGATCAGGTGCAGCAGCAGGCCGCCACGGACGCTGCCCGCTCCGAGGCCCGCAAGGACCTGCAGAACGCCGAGCGGTACATCTTTCTGAACGAGCAGGGAGCCGTCTCCACCAAGGAGCGCGACTTCTACGTGACCCAGGCGCTGCAGAGCCGCGACCAGTTCGCCTCCAGCCAGGCGACCCTGGCCTACAAGAACGTGACGGCGCCGATCGATGGTGAGGTGGGCAGCATCCAGGCCAAGGTGGGCGATGTGGTGCGCGCCGGTGGGATGGTGACCAGCGTGATCGACAACTCACGGCTGTGGGTGCGGCTCGACGTGGCCGGTGAGGACGCCCCTCGGGTGCGGATGGGCCTGCCGGTGCTGCTCCAGGGAGCCGGCGTTTCCGGCCCGGCGGCCCGGGGCTCCGTCACGTTCGTGGCCCCCTCGCTCGATCGGGAACGCCAGACCCTGCTCGTGAAGGCCACCTTCGAGAATGCCGACCGCGCCCTGCGCAACAACCAGCGGGTGGGGGCCACCCTGGTGTTCGATCGTCAGTCGGCCCTGGCGATCCCGGAGCAGGCGGTGCTGCTGCAGGCCGGCAAGACGTTCGTGTTCCTGGCCGTGCCGGCAGATCAGGCCGCCAAGACGCTCGGGCGAGCGATCACCCCGCCTCCGCCGGAGGGCTCGCTGGTGGCGATCCAGGTGCCGGTGAAGCTGGGGGAGTTGCAGGGTGGTGTGTTCCCCGTTCGCTCGGGGCTTACGGCCGCTGACCGGGTGATCGTGGGGCGGCTTGCCCAGCTGCGCAGTGGCCAGGCCGTGCGCGTGCAGACGGTCCGCCCATGA
- a CDS encoding FAD-dependent monooxygenase, which translates to MNPLVVVGAGPAGACLALMLGRRGLPVVLVEAASSLGRQFRGEGLMPHGLAALEAMGLAKVVAAVPHRPLAGWRFCLDGQPLFRVAEPLEGAGHRPCTLVSQPALLEAVIAQLRHLPHARVLLGERVSALVRNAERISGVRLASGETLGAALVLACDGRQSKLRQLAGLNLELAGSPIDLLWFQLISNGGDSPDPLGGDFLTSVGREGIFSVFSSASGGLQLGWVLEADAPTPALSPQAWRQRMAAQSPPELARWLLQDSGPAAEPVRLRVEVGLAPRWWCPGLLLLGDAAHPMSPVRAQGLNLALRDACVAGQLLGERLSQGPAEPGELDAVLARIASVRRGETQALQRLQAREAGRGLLLQRHAALRSLLAAAAPWLGPPLARHWSHSQQALRHGLGNLEAAWQ; encoded by the coding sequence ATGAACCCGCTGGTGGTGGTGGGGGCCGGCCCTGCGGGGGCGTGTCTGGCCCTGATGCTCGGCCGCCGCGGGCTGCCGGTGGTGCTGGTGGAGGCCGCCTCCAGCCTCGGCCGTCAGTTCCGCGGCGAGGGGCTGATGCCCCATGGCCTGGCAGCGCTGGAGGCCATGGGACTGGCCAAGGTGGTCGCCGCGGTGCCCCACCGTCCGCTGGCGGGGTGGCGCTTCTGCCTGGATGGGCAGCCCCTGTTCCGGGTGGCCGAGCCCCTGGAGGGAGCGGGGCATCGGCCCTGCACCCTGGTGAGCCAGCCGGCCCTGCTGGAGGCTGTGATCGCCCAGCTACGGCACCTGCCCCACGCCCGGGTGCTGCTCGGGGAGCGGGTGAGCGCCCTGGTGCGCAACGCGGAGCGGATCAGCGGCGTGCGGCTGGCCAGCGGGGAGACGCTCGGCGCCGCCCTGGTGCTGGCCTGTGATGGGCGCCAGTCGAAGTTGCGCCAGCTCGCGGGTCTCAACCTGGAGCTGGCCGGCAGCCCGATCGATCTGCTCTGGTTCCAGCTGATCAGCAACGGTGGCGACTCTCCGGACCCCCTGGGGGGGGACTTCCTGACGAGCGTCGGGCGGGAGGGGATCTTCAGTGTCTTCAGCAGTGCGAGCGGCGGGCTGCAGCTCGGCTGGGTGCTGGAGGCGGACGCCCCGACACCGGCGCTGTCGCCGCAGGCCTGGCGGCAGCGCATGGCTGCCCAGAGCCCGCCGGAGCTGGCCCGCTGGCTCCTGCAGGACTCAGGCCCCGCGGCCGAGCCGGTGCGGCTGCGGGTGGAGGTGGGGCTGGCACCGCGCTGGTGGTGCCCCGGCCTGCTCCTGCTGGGGGATGCCGCCCACCCGATGAGCCCGGTGCGGGCGCAGGGGCTCAACCTGGCGCTTCGCGATGCCTGTGTGGCCGGCCAGCTCCTGGGGGAGCGGCTCAGCCAGGGGCCAGCCGAACCCGGAGAGCTCGATGCGGTGCTCGCCCGGATCGCCTCCGTCCGCCGTGGGGAGACCCAGGCCCTGCAACGGCTTCAGGCCCGGGAGGCCGGTCGCGGCCTGCTGCTGCAGCGGCATGCGGCGCTGCGCAGCCTGCTGGCAGCGGCAGCCCCCTGGCTCGGGCCGCCGCTGGCCCGCCACTGGAGCCACAGCCAGCAGGCCCTGCGGCACGGTCTCGGCAACCTGGAAGCAGCCTGGCAATGA
- a CDS encoding alpha-D-glucose phosphate-specific phosphoglucomutase → MAMNVRQVSLAQPFSDQKPGTSGLRKSSRQFATPHYLESFIEAIFRVLPGVAGGTLVVGGDGRYGNRQAIGVICRMAAAHGVARVVTTTGGILSTPAASHLIRQRQAIGGIILSASHNPGGPDGDFGVKLNGANGGPAPESLTEAIYAVTQQLEGYRIAEDAAPVEPGPGGWLEAPGQWSLGSLAVEVIDGVDDYVSLMQGLFDFDAIADLLRTDFPMAFDAMHAVTGPYAHRILEGLLGAPAGTVRNGVPLEDFGGGHPDPNLTYAHDLADLLLKGDSYRFGAACDGDGDRNMILGHRCFVNPSDSLAVLTANATLAPGYADGLAGVARSMPTSAAADVVAQALGIDCFETPTGWKFFGNLLDAGRITLCGEESFGTGSHHIREKDGLWAVLFWLQILARRRCPVATIMQEHWARFGRHYYSRHDYEAIPSEAAAGLYGRVREMQPALVGQAFAGRTIQLADDFAYTDPVDGSVSRGQGLRLLLDDGSRVVLRLSGTGTQGATLRVYLESYVPASGDLGQDPQAALGDLIGAIDVLAEIRSRTGMERPTVIT, encoded by the coding sequence ATGGCCATGAACGTCCGGCAGGTGTCACTGGCCCAACCGTTCAGCGACCAGAAGCCGGGCACCTCCGGCCTGCGCAAGAGCAGCCGCCAGTTCGCGACCCCCCACTACCTCGAGAGCTTCATCGAGGCGATCTTCCGGGTGCTGCCCGGGGTGGCCGGCGGCACGCTGGTGGTGGGTGGCGACGGCCGCTACGGCAACCGCCAGGCCATCGGCGTGATCTGCCGCATGGCCGCTGCCCATGGGGTCGCCCGCGTGGTCACCACCACGGGAGGCATTCTCTCCACCCCGGCGGCGTCCCACCTGATCCGCCAGCGGCAGGCGATCGGCGGCATCATCCTCTCCGCCAGCCACAACCCCGGCGGCCCTGATGGCGACTTCGGCGTCAAGCTGAACGGGGCCAACGGCGGGCCCGCGCCCGAATCGCTCACCGAAGCCATTTATGCGGTGACCCAGCAGCTGGAGGGCTACCGCATCGCCGAGGACGCCGCCCCTGTGGAGCCCGGCCCGGGGGGCTGGCTGGAGGCGCCGGGCCAGTGGAGCCTGGGCAGCCTCGCGGTGGAGGTGATCGATGGCGTCGACGACTACGTGAGCCTGATGCAGGGCCTGTTCGATTTCGACGCCATCGCCGATCTGCTGCGAACCGACTTCCCCATGGCCTTCGACGCCATGCATGCCGTCACGGGGCCCTACGCCCACAGGATCCTGGAGGGCCTGCTCGGTGCTCCCGCCGGCACGGTGCGCAATGGCGTTCCCCTCGAAGACTTCGGCGGCGGTCACCCCGATCCCAACCTCACCTATGCCCACGACCTGGCCGACCTGCTGCTGAAGGGGGACAGCTACCGCTTCGGGGCAGCCTGCGATGGCGATGGCGACCGCAACATGATCCTGGGCCATCGCTGCTTCGTGAATCCCAGCGACAGCCTGGCCGTGCTCACCGCCAACGCCACCCTGGCGCCGGGCTATGCCGACGGCCTGGCCGGGGTGGCCCGGTCGATGCCCACCAGCGCCGCCGCCGACGTGGTGGCCCAGGCGCTCGGCATCGACTGCTTCGAGACGCCCACCGGCTGGAAATTCTTCGGCAACCTGCTGGATGCCGGCCGGATCACCCTCTGCGGCGAGGAGAGCTTCGGCACCGGCAGCCACCACATCCGCGAGAAGGACGGGCTGTGGGCCGTGCTGTTCTGGCTCCAGATCCTGGCGCGGCGCCGCTGCCCGGTGGCCACGATCATGCAGGAGCACTGGGCCCGCTTCGGGCGGCACTATTACTCCCGCCACGACTACGAAGCGATCCCGAGTGAGGCCGCCGCCGGCCTCTACGGCAGGGTGCGGGAGATGCAGCCGGCGCTCGTGGGCCAGGCCTTCGCCGGCCGCACCATCCAGCTGGCCGATGACTTCGCCTACACCGACCCGGTGGACGGCTCCGTGAGCCGGGGCCAGGGCCTGCGGCTGCTGCTGGATGACGGCAGCCGGGTGGTGCTGCGGCTCTCCGGCACCGGCACCCAGGGCGCCACGCTGCGGGTGTACCTCGAGAGCTATGTGCCGGCCAGCGGCGACCTCGGCCAGGATCCCCAGGCCGCCCTCGGGGATCTGATCGGCGCCATCGACGTCCTGGCTGAGATCCGCAGCCGCACCGGCATGGAGCGACCCACCGTGATCACCTGA
- a CDS encoding efflux RND transporter permease subunit encodes MSLSDTFIRRPVLSTVCSVLILLAGVISLPLLPIENLPNIAPPTIQVNANLPGANALTVESAVTGPLEEQINGAPGMDYITSNSTGEGVSQINVYFKSGTNPDIDQVNVLNRVQTATPQLPPQVAAQGVTVQQTASSFLLVYNLTSTQGQFDRNYLNGLFELKLLYPLTRAEGVGQVTVFGASSPAFRLWVDPLRLTRFNLSVTDVVDALKAQNVVVVAGSMGGPPSVPNNRRTFPLLVDGNLKTVQEFEQLILAKGPDGGLIRLGDVGRAEYGFQNFFQSSINAISGHPAVGFGVIQLPGSNAIATARAVDQVLEGFASTLPPGVKLEKVFDQTDFINASIEGALDALRDAVVLVLLIIFLFLQDWKATAVPALALPIALLGAMVFVKAFGFSINELTLLGIILATGLVVDDAIVVVEAVSARIEAGDPPFVAASNAMKELTGAILATALVLLAVFVPVAFFPGATGVIYRQFALTIVFSILVSTFNAITGKPLQSALLLGGGKTEPRGRRWTLISGLLGAGYGAMVGGWLPAVLFGLAGAVVGSFLMPIFRAFNQFFDALERGYARLLAQVIRLRRLVASALLGGVVLTGIAFLAIPTGFVPTEDQGYGLGIIQLPPQASLEATMEVASRVQAIIAKEPDIVSGQVAGGAGFNGGSVNQGVFFFGFKPIEERHGPQQSAARIIARLNKEFATIPGALVLAQPPAAVPGFSAQGGLSFQFNDLSNGGYTPTDLNRLADELIARARRTGAFRNLYTQFVSDAPVWRLDVDRDRMASLDIDYSQAMAVLGTLTGGTFVNQTYEDQQYRQVYVQADAEHRRVVQDLANLSVPSRSGQLIPLSNVVSATLDSAPPIISHFDLYRTVLIQGTEAPGRSSGQAIATLAATFGRLDYSNIGYAWSALTRSEVQAGALATLVFALGIVVVYLVLSAQYGSYIDPLIILMTVPLAMLGALLFLVLRGQVNNVYAQVGLVTLIGLAAKNGILIVDLANQRMEQGLPAAEAAQGAASSRLRPILMTALAALAGFFPLLVASGAGALSQQSLGAVIFGGLLVATGLSLFVVPSFYVLMKNLEAAWFPASQQSEPVLPPQTPA; translated from the coding sequence ATGAGCCTGTCGGACACCTTCATCCGACGCCCCGTGCTCAGCACGGTGTGCAGTGTGCTGATCCTGCTGGCGGGGGTGATCAGCCTGCCCCTGCTGCCGATCGAGAACCTCCCCAACATCGCGCCGCCCACCATCCAGGTGAATGCCAACCTGCCCGGCGCCAATGCGCTCACGGTGGAGAGCGCCGTGACCGGTCCGCTGGAGGAGCAGATCAACGGCGCGCCGGGGATGGACTACATCACCTCCAACAGCACCGGCGAGGGGGTAAGCCAGATCAATGTGTACTTCAAATCCGGCACCAATCCTGATATCGATCAGGTGAATGTGCTGAACCGGGTGCAGACGGCCACGCCCCAGCTACCGCCGCAGGTGGCTGCCCAGGGGGTAACGGTGCAGCAGACGGCCAGCAGCTTCCTGCTCGTCTACAACCTCACCTCCACCCAAGGCCAGTTCGACCGCAACTACCTCAACGGCCTGTTCGAGCTGAAGCTGCTCTACCCCCTCACCCGGGCCGAGGGGGTGGGCCAGGTGACGGTGTTTGGCGCCAGCTCCCCGGCCTTCCGGCTGTGGGTGGACCCGCTGCGGCTGACCCGCTTCAACCTCAGCGTCACCGATGTGGTGGATGCCCTCAAGGCCCAGAACGTGGTGGTGGTGGCGGGCAGCATGGGCGGCCCACCATCCGTGCCGAACAACCGCCGCACCTTCCCCCTTCTGGTGGATGGCAACCTGAAGACGGTGCAGGAGTTCGAGCAGCTGATCCTCGCCAAGGGCCCCGATGGCGGCCTGATTCGCCTCGGTGATGTGGGCCGGGCGGAATACGGCTTCCAGAACTTCTTCCAGTCGTCGATCAATGCCATCAGCGGCCACCCGGCCGTGGGTTTCGGGGTGATCCAGCTGCCCGGCAGCAACGCGATCGCCACCGCCCGTGCCGTGGATCAGGTGCTGGAGGGCTTCGCCAGCACCCTGCCGCCCGGCGTGAAGCTGGAGAAGGTGTTCGACCAGACCGACTTCATCAACGCCTCGATCGAGGGCGCCCTCGACGCCCTGCGCGATGCGGTGGTGCTGGTGCTGCTGATCATCTTCCTCTTTCTGCAGGACTGGAAGGCCACCGCCGTGCCCGCCCTCGCTCTGCCGATCGCCCTGCTCGGCGCGATGGTGTTCGTGAAGGCCTTCGGCTTCTCGATCAACGAGCTCACCCTGCTGGGGATCATCCTGGCCACCGGCCTGGTGGTGGACGACGCCATCGTGGTGGTGGAGGCTGTGTCGGCGCGCATCGAGGCCGGCGATCCCCCGTTCGTGGCGGCCTCCAATGCCATGAAGGAACTCACCGGGGCCATCCTGGCCACGGCGCTGGTGCTGCTGGCGGTGTTCGTGCCGGTGGCCTTCTTCCCCGGCGCCACCGGCGTGATCTACCGCCAGTTCGCCCTCACGATCGTCTTCTCGATTCTGGTGTCCACGTTCAACGCCATCACGGGCAAGCCCCTGCAGTCGGCGCTGCTGCTCGGCGGCGGCAAGACCGAGCCTCGGGGCCGGCGCTGGACCCTGATCAGCGGTCTGCTGGGGGCGGGCTACGGGGCGATGGTGGGCGGCTGGCTGCCGGCAGTTCTCTTCGGCCTGGCGGGGGCGGTGGTGGGGAGCTTCCTGATGCCCATCTTCCGTGCTTTCAACCAGTTCTTTGATGCCCTGGAGCGGGGGTATGCCCGCCTGCTGGCCCAGGTGATCCGCCTGCGGCGTCTGGTGGCGTCGGCGTTGCTCGGTGGAGTGGTGCTCACCGGGATCGCCTTCCTGGCCATCCCCACGGGCTTTGTGCCCACGGAGGACCAGGGTTACGGGCTCGGCATCATCCAGCTGCCGCCGCAGGCCTCCCTGGAGGCCACGATGGAGGTGGCCTCCAGGGTGCAGGCGATCATCGCCAAGGAGCCGGACATCGTCTCCGGCCAGGTGGCCGGCGGCGCCGGATTCAATGGCGGCTCGGTGAACCAGGGTGTGTTCTTCTTTGGCTTCAAGCCGATCGAGGAACGCCATGGCCCGCAGCAGTCCGCCGCGCGGATCATCGCCCGCCTCAACAAGGAGTTCGCCACGATTCCGGGGGCCCTGGTGCTGGCCCAGCCACCGGCGGCCGTGCCCGGCTTCAGTGCCCAGGGCGGGCTCTCGTTTCAGTTCAACGATCTCAGCAACGGCGGCTACACCCCCACCGACCTCAACCGGCTCGCCGATGAGCTGATCGCCAGGGCCCGGCGCACCGGCGCCTTCCGCAACCTCTACACCCAGTTCGTGAGTGATGCTCCCGTGTGGCGGCTGGATGTGGACCGCGATCGCATGGCTTCCCTCGACATCGACTACAGCCAGGCGATGGCCGTTCTCGGCACCCTCACCGGCGGCACCTTCGTGAACCAGACCTACGAGGATCAGCAGTACCGCCAGGTGTATGTGCAGGCCGATGCCGAGCACCGCCGTGTGGTGCAGGACCTGGCCAATCTCTCGGTTCCCAGCCGCAGCGGCCAGCTGATTCCCCTCTCCAATGTGGTGTCGGCCACCCTTGACAGCGCGCCGCCGATCATTAGCCACTTCGACCTCTACCGCACCGTGCTGATTCAGGGCACGGAAGCCCCCGGGCGCAGCAGTGGCCAGGCGATCGCCACCCTCGCCGCCACCTTCGGCCGCCTCGATTACAGCAACATCGGCTATGCCTGGTCGGCGCTCACCCGCTCGGAGGTGCAGGCCGGTGCTCTCGCCACCCTGGTGTTCGCCCTCGGCATCGTGGTGGTGTATCTGGTGCTCTCGGCGCAGTACGGCAGCTACATCGACCCGCTGATCATCCTGATGACCGTGCCGCTGGCGATGCTGGGCGCACTGCTGTTCCTGGTGCTGCGCGGCCAGGTGAACAACGTGTATGCCCAGGTGGGTCTGGTGACGCTGATTGGTCTGGCCGCCAAGAACGGCATCTTGATCGTGGATCTGGCCAATCAGCGGATGGAGCAGGGGCTGCCGGCGGCCGAGGCGGCCCAGGGAGCGGCAAGTTCCCGCTTGCGGCCGATCCTGATGACGGCGCTGGCCGCGCTGGCCGGCTTCTTCCCCCTGCTGGTGGCCAGCGGCGCCGGTGCCCTCAGCCAGCAGTCGCTCGGGGCGGTGATCTTCGGCGGGCTGCTGGTGGCCACCGGCCTGAGCCTGTTCGTGGTGCCCAGCTTCTATGTGCTGATGAAAAATCTCGAAGCGGCCTGGTTCCCCGCCAGCCAGCAGAGCGAGCCTGTGCTTCCCCCGCAGACGCCCGCCTGA
- a CDS encoding efflux RND transporter permease subunit encodes MSPSNSFIIRPVLTTVCSLIIVIAGLISIPVLPIENLPDIAPPTVNVSALYGGADAITVEQGVTNVLEQQINGVENMDFISSSSSADGRSEITVSFASGTNADINQVNVQNKVALATPSLPDEVRQSGVVVNKASNQILLVYNFVSEDPDNISYSAETISGLLDQNLTDAIRRVPGVGELTYFGERRLAFRLWLDPDKLAAFGLTSNDVVAALSSQNRLVPAGQVGGEPAPSGQQFTFTVQLQGRLISVEDFNNLIIRTTPEGSIVRLRDVGEASLGGENYALRATDIRGVPSVGMAVYQLGGTNALETSRGIKAVLDEFQSTMPVGLKMEKIYDSTDFINASIQGVVSSLRDAVMLVVLILFLFLQDWKATLVPGIAIPVALIGTFALVNAFGFSLNQLTLFGLILATGLVVDDAITVIEDTSAKKAEGRSAVQAAMGTMDELFSAVIATSIVLFAVFLPVLFFPGATGAIYKQFAATIIFSVAISTFNALTFSPMLAALLLAQEGEPPGRRTYAIAGGSIGFVYGVLSAGSGVLGALGAVVVGLGVGYGAKLVTGLPLRLPFVIGGAISGLLFAGVARPLPVLLFTALGIAAGWFTPVIFRRFNRLYAGLEGRYHGLLEWVLGRRGLVMAVLAGGIVLTGFAFTAIPGGFVPVEDQGYAVGILQSPDGGSIQVTEAINRKVGAILREEKDITAASLFSGASLDGNAPNNGLFFFGTRNWSDRTTRDQEVGAIVQRLNRRFAEEIQEARVVVVEPPAIPGYGQSGGFEFQLLDRSGGNLDLPGFAQAAGQIIEAANADPTFSRRPPVRTQFSPAAPQLAIDVDRDRLASLGVDFGEAMRSFSVNFGGLYVNDTFQEGKVRRVFVQGSDTSRATPERLKALYVRNASGEQIPLSEFFTVRSSEGPSVVPHFNLYRSIKVEGEAAAGKSSGQAINTLRGIFKAQAIQGLGFDWTGISREEVKAGSLAVVIFALGILVVYMVLAAQYESYADPLIILMTVPTAMLGALAFLAIRGEVLNIYAQVGLVMLIGLAAKNGILIVDLANQRMAAGARAIEAAREAARSRLRPIIMTAISSLFGFLPLVVASGAGARSQASLGTVVFGGLLVATVLSLLVVPVFYVVVKSLLGDDAEAREPAPGAPSGS; translated from the coding sequence GTGTCTCCCTCCAACAGCTTCATCATCCGGCCGGTGCTCACCACGGTGTGCAGCCTGATCATCGTGATCGCCGGGTTGATCTCCATCCCGGTGCTGCCGATCGAGAATCTGCCGGATATTGCGCCACCCACGGTGAACGTGAGCGCCCTCTATGGCGGTGCCGACGCGATCACGGTGGAACAGGGCGTGACCAATGTTCTGGAGCAGCAGATCAATGGGGTGGAGAACATGGACTTCATCAGCTCCAGCAGTTCCGCCGATGGCCGCAGCGAAATCACGGTGTCGTTTGCCAGTGGCACCAATGCGGACATCAACCAGGTGAATGTCCAGAACAAGGTGGCCCTGGCCACTCCATCCCTGCCGGATGAGGTGCGCCAGTCTGGTGTTGTGGTCAACAAGGCCTCCAACCAGATCCTGTTGGTCTATAACTTCGTCAGTGAGGATCCTGACAACATCAGCTATTCGGCTGAAACCATCAGCGGCCTGCTCGATCAGAACCTCACCGATGCCATCCGCCGGGTTCCCGGCGTGGGAGAGCTCACCTATTTCGGGGAACGCCGCCTGGCCTTCAGGCTGTGGCTCGACCCCGACAAACTGGCGGCCTTCGGTCTCACGTCCAACGATGTGGTGGCTGCCCTGAGCAGCCAGAATAGGCTGGTGCCCGCAGGGCAGGTGGGAGGGGAACCGGCGCCCAGCGGTCAGCAGTTCACCTTCACCGTGCAACTGCAGGGGCGCCTGATCAGCGTGGAGGACTTCAACAATCTGATCATCCGCACCACCCCCGAGGGCAGCATCGTGCGCCTGCGCGATGTGGGCGAGGCCAGTCTGGGGGGTGAGAACTATGCCCTGCGGGCCACCGACATCCGCGGCGTGCCCTCGGTGGGCATGGCGGTGTACCAGCTCGGCGGCACCAACGCCCTGGAGACCTCCAGGGGCATCAAGGCGGTGCTCGATGAGTTCCAGAGCACCATGCCGGTGGGGCTGAAGATGGAGAAGATCTACGACAGCACCGACTTCATCAATGCCTCGATCCAGGGGGTGGTGAGCTCGCTGCGGGATGCGGTGATGCTGGTGGTGCTCATCCTGTTTCTGTTTCTGCAGGACTGGAAGGCCACGCTGGTGCCTGGCATCGCCATTCCCGTGGCGTTGATCGGCACGTTCGCCCTGGTGAATGCGTTTGGTTTCTCCCTCAACCAGCTCACCCTGTTCGGATTGATTCTGGCCACCGGTCTGGTGGTGGATGACGCGATCACCGTGATCGAAGACACCTCGGCGAAGAAGGCCGAAGGGCGCTCGGCCGTGCAGGCGGCCATGGGCACGATGGATGAGCTGTTCAGCGCGGTGATCGCCACTTCGATCGTGCTGTTCGCGGTGTTCCTGCCGGTGCTCTTCTTCCCCGGCGCCACCGGAGCGATCTACAAGCAGTTCGCCGCCACCATCATCTTCTCGGTGGCCATTTCCACCTTCAACGCCCTCACCTTCTCCCCCATGCTGGCGGCCCTGCTGCTGGCCCAGGAGGGCGAGCCGCCGGGGCGACGCACCTATGCCATCGCCGGCGGTTCGATCGGCTTCGTCTACGGGGTGCTTTCGGCCGGATCCGGCGTGCTCGGTGCCCTGGGGGCTGTGGTGGTGGGCCTGGGCGTCGGCTACGGGGCCAAGCTGGTCACGGGGTTGCCGTTGCGTCTGCCCTTCGTGATCGGCGGTGCGATCAGCGGTCTGCTCTTCGCCGGCGTCGCCCGGCCGCTGCCGGTGCTGCTGTTCACGGCCCTGGGGATCGCCGCCGGCTGGTTCACGCCGGTGATCTTCCGCCGCTTCAACCGCCTCTATGCCGGCCTCGAGGGGAGGTACCACGGCCTGCTCGAGTGGGTGCTGGGGCGTCGCGGCCTGGTGATGGCCGTGCTGGCGGGCGGCATCGTGCTCACCGGGTTTGCCTTCACCGCCATCCCTGGGGGCTTCGTGCCGGTGGAGGATCAGGGCTACGCGGTGGGGATCCTGCAGTCCCCCGATGGCGGTTCGATCCAGGTCACCGAGGCCATCAACCGCAAGGTGGGGGCCATCCTGCGCGAGGAGAAGGACATCACGGCCGCCTCGCTGTTCAGCGGCGCCAGCCTGGATGGCAACGCCCCCAACAACGGCCTGTTCTTCTTCGGCACCCGCAACTGGTCGGACCGCACCACCAGGGACCAGGAGGTGGGCGCCATCGTGCAGCGCCTCAACCGCCGCTTCGCCGAGGAGATCCAGGAGGCCCGCGTGGTGGTGGTGGAGCCCCCCGCCATCCCCGGCTACGGCCAGTCGGGCGGCTTCGAGTTCCAGCTGCTGGACCGCAGCGGCGGCAACCTCGACCTGCCCGGGTTCGCCCAGGCGGCCGGCCAGATCATCGAGGCGGCCAACGCCGATCCCACCTTCAGCCGCCGGCCGCCGGTGCGGACCCAGTTCTCCCCGGCGGCACCCCAGCTGGCCATCGATGTGGACCGCGACCGGCTGGCCTCCCTGGGGGTGGACTTCGGCGAGGCGATGCGCTCCTTCAGCGTCAACTTCGGCGGCCTCTACGTGAACGACACCTTCCAGGAGGGCAAGGTGCGGCGGGTGTTCGTGCAGGGCAGTGACACCAGCCGCGCCACCCCCGAGCGGCTCAAGGCGCTCTACGTGCGCAATGCAAGCGGCGAGCAGATTCCCCTCTCCGAATTCTTCACGGTGCGCTCCAGTGAGGGCCCCTCGGTGGTGCCCCACTTCAATCTCTACCGCTCGATCAAGGTGGAAGGCGAGGCGGCGGCCGGCAAGAGCTCCGGCCAGGCGATCAATACCCTGCGGGGGATCTTCAAGGCGCAGGCGATTCAGGGGCTCGGCTTCGACTGGACCGGCATCTCCCGCGAGGAGGTGAAGGCCGGCTCGCTGGCGGTGGTGATCTTCGCCCTCGGCATCCTGGTGGTGTACATGGTGCTGGCGGCCCAGTACGAGAGCTATGCCGACCCCCTGATCATCCTGATGACCGTTCCGACGGCCATGCTGGGGGCCCTGGCCTTCCTGGCGATCCGCGGCGAGGTGCTGAACATCTACGCCCAGGTGGGCCTGGTGATGCTGATCGGGCTGGCGGCCAAGAACGGCATCCTGATCGTCGATCTCGCCAACCAGCGCATGGCGGCCGGGGCCCGGGCCATCGAGGCGGCCCGGGAGGCGGCCCGTTCCCGTCTGCGGCCGATCATCATGACGGCGATCTCGTCGCTGTTCGGCTTCCTGCCGCTGGTGGTGGCCAGCGGCGCCGGCGCCCGCAGCCAGGCTTCGCTGGGCACCGTGGTGTTCGGAGGCCTGCTGGTGGCCACCGTGCTCTCCCTGCTGGTGGTGCCCGTGTTCTACGTGGTGGTCAAATCGCTGCTCGGTGACGATGCTGAAGCACGGGAACCTGCCCCCGGCGCGCCCTCTGGGTCATGA